ATTTTGTATGCACTTTCTTTTGCTTTGGCATTACACGATTTACATTTGCAGCAGCGAGCCGTCGCGCTCAATCCTACGGAGTCTGCCGAAACGGTGGCAGAGCCAGAAAAGGTGTAGCAAGCATCTGAAAAGCGTTTGGAAGATGTTTGAAAAGTGTTTAGAAAGTGCTTCGTGTTTTTTTTTATCCTTTTATAGAATCCTTATATGCAGGTTAGTAGTCAGAAAAATATACGCACGTATTTGCTCTTGCACTTGGTCATTATCCTAAGTAGCACCATTCCCACTTTGGTACGGCGTATCCAGATGGAGGCGGTAGAAATTCTTTTTTATCGTACCCTGATGGCTTTTGTTTTGTTGGGAATTTTTATTGCCATCAAAAAAATGGACAACAACCTGCCCCTGCGCGAAAGGCTTGAAATTATTGCGTCGGGCTTTTTGGTTTTTCTCTATTGGGGGCTAACTTTTATCTCTGCCAAAATCTCAAATGCTTCTGTGTGTTTGGTCGGCATGGCGACGACTTCGCTTTGGATTACCTTCCTCGACCCCATTTTTTCGAATCGTGCGCGAAAGCCGTTTCAGTTTTTGGTAGGTCTGAATGCCACTTTGGGAATTTATATCATCTTTAATTCTAATTTTGAATACGGTTGGGGATTGGGTCTGTCTATCATTGGGGCTTTTTTTGGAGCTATCCTAACCATCTACAACGCCAAGAAAAGTAGCCAAAGGAGTGCCTACGTCATTACCTACCACCAAATGTTGGGCGCACTCATTCCTACGGCACTAAGTCTGCCCTTTTTCAATTATTATCTGATGGAAGAAGGCAAGAGCATTGCCCTGACGGGAACGGTTACAGATTTTTTACTTATCCTGACGCTGGCGTTCGTGATTTCTATTTTCGCCTATTCGGTTTCTATCGAAATTATGAAAGTCATTCCGCCTTTTACAGTGGCTTTGGTCAATAATCTAAACCCAATTTATGGCACTTTGGCAGCCATACTTATTTTTCCTGATGCCGAACTGATGAACTTTGGGTTTTATTTGGGTACGCTTTTGCTGCTGTTTTCTGTTTTTGCCTATCCAATTCTCAATAATTATAGTCAGAGCTATGCGAGCAAAAAGAACGCAAAGTAGGTAGCTTTCGCAAGTTATAGATTTTGCCTATACTCTTATCAAAAATATCAGTTTGACTTATGTTTGGGCTTCTACTACCTTTGTAGCAGAAAGAGGGAGCGATTTGCGTTTGTGCAGGTTTTTGTTTAACTTTTGGCGTTTCACTTCCCCACTTTTTTATTTTCCCACAACCTTCTAAACCGAAATCTCATGAGTCATTCACACAACCATTCCGAAAAAACAGGAAAATGTCCCGTTATGCATGGGGCAAATACCGAAACAAGCAATTCCGTCGTAAGCTGGTGGCCTAATACCCTCAATCTGGATATTTTGCACCAACACGACACCAAAACAAGCCCCACAGAGCCTACTTTCAATTACGCCGAAGAATTTAAGAAGCTCGATTTAGAAGCCCTTAAAACAGACCTCAAAAATTTGATGACCGAAAGTCAAGATTGGTGGCCTGCCGATTGGGGACATTATGGTGGTCTGATGATTCGCATGGCGTGGCATGCCGCAGGTACGTATCGCGTGGCAGATGGGCGCGGCGGTAGCAATACAGGCAATCAGCGTTTTGCACCCCTCAATAGCTGGCCTGATAATACCAACTTAGACAAAGCCCGTCGCCTGCTTTTTCCTATCAAGAAAAAATATGGCAACAAGATTTCGTGGGCAGACCTTTTTATTTTGGCAGGCAATATGGCGTATGAATCTATGGGCTTCAAAACCTTTGGTTTTGCAGGGGGTAGAGAAGATATTTGGCATCCTGAAAAGGATATTTTTTGGGGTAGTGAAAAGCAGTGGCTTGCCGCTACCAAAAATCGCTATGAAGACGACCAAAATCGCACGTCTTTGGAAAATCCGCTTGCCGCCGTACAGATGGGCTTGATTTACGTCAATCCCGAAGGCGTAGATGGCAAACCCGACCCCCTCAAAACCGCTCAAGACGTGCGCCTGACCTTCAAACGCATGGCAATGAACGACGAGGAAACCGTTGCCCTGACCGCAGGCGGACACACCGTAGGCAAGGCACATGGCAATGGCAACGCCCAACTTTTAGGCGAAAGTCCCGAAGGTGCGGAACTGCACGAGCAGGGTTTCGGCTGGACAAATCCCACAGGCAAAGGCAACGCCGAACACACCGTAACCAGCGGCATAGAAGGGGCTTGGACTACAAACCCTACCCAATGGGACAACGGCTATTTCTACCTCCTTTTCAACTATGAATGGGAACTCAAAAAAAGTCCCGCAGGGGCTTGGCAGTGGGAGCCTATCAACATCAAAGAAGAAGACAAGCCTATTGATGCGCACAATCCGAACAAACGCCAAAATCCCATCATGACAGATGCGGACATGGCAATGATTAAAGACCCCGAATACCGCAAAATTTCAGAGCGTTTCTACAAAGACCCTGCTTATTTTTCGGAAGTTTTTGCACGCGCTTGGTTCAAGCTCACGCATCGCGATTTGGGACCTAAGACGCGCTATTTAGGTGCAGACGCGCCCAAAGAAGACCTTATTTGGCAAGACCCTATCCCGACAGTGGAGTACACCCTTTCTGATGCCGAAATTGAAGCCCTCAAAACGCAAATCTTGAATAGCGGACTAAGCCAAACCGAACTTATCAATACCGCTTGGGATAGTGCCAGAACGTTCCGCAATTCTGATTTTAGAGGGGGTGCAAATGGGGCGCGTATTCGCCTTGCGCCACAAAAAGATTGGGAAGGCAACGAGCCTGCACGCTTGGAAAAGGTCTTGACAAAGCTCACCCAAATTCAGGCAGGCTTAGAAAAAAAGGTAAGCCTTGCCGATTTAATCGTCTTGGGCGGCAGTGCAGCGATTGAAAAGGCAGCGCAGGCGGCAGGTTTTGAGGTGAAAGTTCCCTTTGCCGCAGGTAGGGGAGATGCCACAGCCGAAATGACAGATGTAGAGTCTTTTGAAGTCTTAGAACCTTTACACGACGGTTATCGCAACTGGCTTAAAAAAGAGTATGCCGTCAAGCCCGAAGAACTTTTCTTAGACAAGACCCAACTTTTGGGACTTACTGCACCCGAAATGACCGTTTTGCTCGGTGGCATGCGCGTCTTGGGTACAAATTATGGCGGTAGCAAACATGGCGTTTTCACCGACAAAGAGGGCGTTCTGACCAACGATTTCTTTGTCAATCTAACCGATATGAACTATTCTTGGAAGCCGATGGGTAAGAATTTGTATCATATCGTAGATAGAAAAACAGGCGCGACAAAATGGACTGCCACAAGGGTAGATTTGGTCTTTGGCTCAAATTCTATCTTGCGTGCCTATGCCGAATTTTATGCCCAAGACGACAACAAGGAAAAATTTGTCCGCGACTTTATCAAAGTTTGGGTCAAGGTCATGAATGCAGACCGTTATGATTTGAAGCGATAGTTTTTGCTTTTCGATACAAGTTCTTGCCAAACCCACGACTCAAATCGTGGGTTTTTTGCTATTTTTACTATCTTTGTCCAACTATAAAGTTTTGCTTGCTTTTTCCTATCCTCCCCCCTTTATCTTTCCTTTTTCTATGAGCGACCTCAAAAACAACCACCTTTCGGAAGAGTATTTAGCCGCTAATCGTGCCACATGGAACGCCTTAACGGAATTGCATCAGCAGTCGCATTTTTACAATGTCGAGCAATTTAAAAAAACACGCAATTCGCTCAACGCCATCGAGCTGGCAGAAATAGGCGACGTAAAGGGCAAAAAACTTTTGCACCTACAATGCCACTTTGGAATGGATACCCTTTCTTTTGCAGAGTTGGGCGCAAACGTTACGGGGGCAGACCTTTCAGATGCCTCCATTCGTTTGGCGTGTCAATTACGCGACGAGTTGGGTTTTGAAGGCAATTTTGTAGCCTCTGATATTTACGCGCTCAAAGAAAATTTGGAAGGCAAGTTCGACATCGTTTATACCTCCTATGGCGCGATTGGCTGGCTACCCGACCTCAAACAGTGGGCAAATATCATCTCTCATTTTCTCAAAGAGGGCGGCTATTTTTATATGGTAGAATTTCACCCCGTTATTTATATGTATGAATGGGCAAATAATTTCGCACTCAAATATTCTTATTTCAACGAAAGACCCGTTATCGAAACCATTTCCGAATCTTATACCAATCAGAAGCTCAAGCCGCAGGTTTCTTATACTTGGAATCATTCGCTTTCCGAAATTGTCAATGCGCTTTTGGGCGAAGGGCTACAATTAGAATTTTTAAACGAATACAATTACAGTGTCTATAATTGCTTTCCCCATCTGAAAGAGATAGAAAAGGGAAAGTATCGCTTCAAACCGCCTTATCACCATCTGCCGCATACGTTTTCTTTGAAAGTGTCCAAAAAAATACAGAAGGGGCATACCCAAAGCGGACGCATTGTAGTAGATTTGTAGCAAAATGATGGTAAAATGGTATCAAAATAGTAGTAAAATTATACAAAACGAAGACAAACTTTTGACGTGAGTGGCTGCAAAAGGCAGGACTTAGGCATCAGGGCGTTTTTAATCAATCGTATTTTTCCAACCATAAATTATTCGCTATGTCAGTTCAAGCTCTCGAAACGGGTTATTTTAAATTAGATGGGGGTGCTATGTTTGGGGTCGTTCCCAAAAGCATTTGGCATCGCCTGCACCCTGCCGACGACAACAATATGTGCCGCTGGTCTATGCGCTCTTTGTTGATAGAAAAAGGCAATCGCCTAATTTTGGTAGATACAGGGATTGGCGATAAGCAGCCTGATAGCTTCTTTCGCCATTTTCACCTGCATGGCGAGGCTTCGCTTTTAGATTCGATACAAAAGGCAGGCTACCACCAAGACGACATCACCGACGTTTTTCTAACCCACCTACATTTCGACCATTGTGGCGGTGCAGTCGTGAGGCAGGGCGAAAACTTGCGTCCGCTTTTTGAAAAGGCGCGATATTGGTCTAATCGTGCGCATTGGCAGTGGGCAGTGCAGCCCA
Above is a window of Hugenholtzia roseola DSM 9546 DNA encoding:
- a CDS encoding MBL fold metallo-hydrolase, yielding MSVQALETGYFKLDGGAMFGVVPKSIWHRLHPADDNNMCRWSMRSLLIEKGNRLILVDTGIGDKQPDSFFRHFHLHGEASLLDSIQKAGYHQDDITDVFLTHLHFDHCGGAVVRQGENLRPLFEKARYWSNRAHWQWAVQPNAREKASFLKENILPLEESGQLAFADTPELLNIEGFSIRYVDGHTEKQMLPQVQIGKQTLVFCGDLIPSAHHLKIPYVMGYDMRPLLTLTEKEELLEAAAAQDWILVFQHDPDTEAARVQKDEKNNFVIVQKGKLSELLS
- a CDS encoding DMT family transporter, with the translated sequence MQVSSQKNIRTYLLLHLVIILSSTIPTLVRRIQMEAVEILFYRTLMAFVLLGIFIAIKKMDNNLPLRERLEIIASGFLVFLYWGLTFISAKISNASVCLVGMATTSLWITFLDPIFSNRARKPFQFLVGLNATLGIYIIFNSNFEYGWGLGLSIIGAFFGAILTIYNAKKSSQRSAYVITYHQMLGALIPTALSLPFFNYYLMEEGKSIALTGTVTDFLLILTLAFVISIFAYSVSIEIMKVIPPFTVALVNNLNPIYGTLAAILIFPDAELMNFGFYLGTLLLLFSVFAYPILNNYSQSYASKKNAK
- a CDS encoding class I SAM-dependent methyltransferase — translated: MSDLKNNHLSEEYLAANRATWNALTELHQQSHFYNVEQFKKTRNSLNAIELAEIGDVKGKKLLHLQCHFGMDTLSFAELGANVTGADLSDASIRLACQLRDELGFEGNFVASDIYALKENLEGKFDIVYTSYGAIGWLPDLKQWANIISHFLKEGGYFYMVEFHPVIYMYEWANNFALKYSYFNERPVIETISESYTNQKLKPQVSYTWNHSLSEIVNALLGEGLQLEFLNEYNYSVYNCFPHLKEIEKGKYRFKPPYHHLPHTFSLKVSKKIQKGHTQSGRIVVDL
- the katG gene encoding catalase/peroxidase HPI produces the protein MSHSHNHSEKTGKCPVMHGANTETSNSVVSWWPNTLNLDILHQHDTKTSPTEPTFNYAEEFKKLDLEALKTDLKNLMTESQDWWPADWGHYGGLMIRMAWHAAGTYRVADGRGGSNTGNQRFAPLNSWPDNTNLDKARRLLFPIKKKYGNKISWADLFILAGNMAYESMGFKTFGFAGGREDIWHPEKDIFWGSEKQWLAATKNRYEDDQNRTSLENPLAAVQMGLIYVNPEGVDGKPDPLKTAQDVRLTFKRMAMNDEETVALTAGGHTVGKAHGNGNAQLLGESPEGAELHEQGFGWTNPTGKGNAEHTVTSGIEGAWTTNPTQWDNGYFYLLFNYEWELKKSPAGAWQWEPINIKEEDKPIDAHNPNKRQNPIMTDADMAMIKDPEYRKISERFYKDPAYFSEVFARAWFKLTHRDLGPKTRYLGADAPKEDLIWQDPIPTVEYTLSDAEIEALKTQILNSGLSQTELINTAWDSARTFRNSDFRGGANGARIRLAPQKDWEGNEPARLEKVLTKLTQIQAGLEKKVSLADLIVLGGSAAIEKAAQAAGFEVKVPFAAGRGDATAEMTDVESFEVLEPLHDGYRNWLKKEYAVKPEELFLDKTQLLGLTAPEMTVLLGGMRVLGTNYGGSKHGVFTDKEGVLTNDFFVNLTDMNYSWKPMGKNLYHIVDRKTGATKWTATRVDLVFGSNSILRAYAEFYAQDDNKEKFVRDFIKVWVKVMNADRYDLKR